From a single Lolium rigidum isolate FL_2022 chromosome 7, APGP_CSIRO_Lrig_0.1, whole genome shotgun sequence genomic region:
- the LOC124675664 gene encoding glucan endo-1,3-beta-glucosidase 14-like isoform X1: MAVAEPSPLPHSCFLLVFTILLTASADETITAGVSIGVNYGQIADNLPSPSRVSWLVRSMQVSKVKLYDADQNVLNAFLDTGVEFVIGIGNENVSAMVDPATAQAWIKNHVQPYLSSTGTQITCITVGNEVFKGNDAALKDNLLPAIKSIYGALAVLGLQRQVNVTTAHSLDIMGSSYPPSAGTFRVDVVPYIAPLVDFLSMARSPFLINCYPYFAYKDDPNSVPLEYVLFQPNAGGTDTTTGLHYDNMLYAQVDSVYAAIQALGHTDVDVKISETGWPSKGDPDEAGATPQYARIYMGNLLRRIEMKQGTPLRPVVPIDVYVFALFNENLKPGPASERNYGLFNPDGTPVYDVGLRGYLPPIDKSDGTRTVVHLFAIIAIASITVMLS; this comes from the exons ATGGCCGTGGCGGAGCCGTCGCCGCTACCTCACAGCTGCTTCCTGCTCGTCTTCACGATCCTCCTCACAGCATCCG CAGATGAAACGATAACAGCTGGAGTGTCGATCGGAGTCAACTATGGGCAGATCGCCGACAACCTCCCTTCTCCATCCCGGGTTTCATGGCTGGTCCGGTCGATGCAGGTGAGCAAGGTGAAGCTGTACGACGCGGATCAGAACGTCTTGAATGCATTTCTCGACACGGGCGTGGAGTTCGTCATCGGCATCGGGAACGAGAACGTGTCGGCGATGGTTGACCCAGCGACCGCGCAGGCGTGGATCAAGAACCACGTCCAGCCGTACCTCTCTAGTACGGGCACACAGATCACCTGCATCACTGTCGGGAACGAGGTGTTCAAGGGCAACGACGCTGCACTCAAGGACAACCTCCTGCCGGCCATCAAGTCCATCTACGGGGCCCTCGCAGTGCTAGGGCTGCAGCGACAGGTGAACGTCACCACGGCGCACTCCCTGGACATCATGGGCAGTTCCTACCCTCCCTCGGCCGGCACGTTCCGGGTTGACGTCGTGCCGTACATTGCCCCGCTCGTCGACTTCCTGTCGATGGCGAGGTCGCCGTTCCTCATCAATTGCTACCCCTACTTCGCCTACAAGGATGATCCCAACAGTGTGCCACTGGAGTACGTGCTCTTCCAGCCCAACGCTGGAGGGACCGACACCACcacagggttgcactacgacaacatgttGTACGCCCAGGTGGACTCGGTGTATGCCGCGATCCAGGCCCTAGGCCACACCGATGTCGATGTGAAGATCTCCGAGACCGGGTGGCCGTCAAAGGGCGACCCTGACGAGGCGGGCGCCACGCCACAGTACGCCAGGATCTACATGGggaacctgctacggaggatCGAGATGAAGCAGGGGACACCGTTGCGGCCTGTTGTGCCAATAGACGTCTATGTGTTCGCGTTGTTCAATGAGAACCTGAAGCCCGGGCCGGCTTCCGAGCGGAACTATGGGCTGTTCAACCCTGACGGCACTCCGGTCTACGATGTCGGGCTTCGCGGGTACCTGCCGCCGATAGACAAATCGGATGGCACGCGAACG GTGGTTCACTTGTTTGCCATCATCGCCATTGCATCTATCACTGTCATGTTATCCTGA
- the LOC124675664 gene encoding glucan endo-1,3-beta-glucosidase 14-like isoform X2 → MAVAEPSPLPHSCFLLVFTILLTASDETITAGVSIGVNYGQIADNLPSPSRVSWLVRSMQVSKVKLYDADQNVLNAFLDTGVEFVIGIGNENVSAMVDPATAQAWIKNHVQPYLSSTGTQITCITVGNEVFKGNDAALKDNLLPAIKSIYGALAVLGLQRQVNVTTAHSLDIMGSSYPPSAGTFRVDVVPYIAPLVDFLSMARSPFLINCYPYFAYKDDPNSVPLEYVLFQPNAGGTDTTTGLHYDNMLYAQVDSVYAAIQALGHTDVDVKISETGWPSKGDPDEAGATPQYARIYMGNLLRRIEMKQGTPLRPVVPIDVYVFALFNENLKPGPASERNYGLFNPDGTPVYDVGLRGYLPPIDKSDGTRTVVHLFAIIAIASITVMLS, encoded by the exons ATGGCCGTGGCGGAGCCGTCGCCGCTACCTCACAGCTGCTTCCTGCTCGTCTTCACGATCCTCCTCACAGCATCCG ATGAAACGATAACAGCTGGAGTGTCGATCGGAGTCAACTATGGGCAGATCGCCGACAACCTCCCTTCTCCATCCCGGGTTTCATGGCTGGTCCGGTCGATGCAGGTGAGCAAGGTGAAGCTGTACGACGCGGATCAGAACGTCTTGAATGCATTTCTCGACACGGGCGTGGAGTTCGTCATCGGCATCGGGAACGAGAACGTGTCGGCGATGGTTGACCCAGCGACCGCGCAGGCGTGGATCAAGAACCACGTCCAGCCGTACCTCTCTAGTACGGGCACACAGATCACCTGCATCACTGTCGGGAACGAGGTGTTCAAGGGCAACGACGCTGCACTCAAGGACAACCTCCTGCCGGCCATCAAGTCCATCTACGGGGCCCTCGCAGTGCTAGGGCTGCAGCGACAGGTGAACGTCACCACGGCGCACTCCCTGGACATCATGGGCAGTTCCTACCCTCCCTCGGCCGGCACGTTCCGGGTTGACGTCGTGCCGTACATTGCCCCGCTCGTCGACTTCCTGTCGATGGCGAGGTCGCCGTTCCTCATCAATTGCTACCCCTACTTCGCCTACAAGGATGATCCCAACAGTGTGCCACTGGAGTACGTGCTCTTCCAGCCCAACGCTGGAGGGACCGACACCACcacagggttgcactacgacaacatgttGTACGCCCAGGTGGACTCGGTGTATGCCGCGATCCAGGCCCTAGGCCACACCGATGTCGATGTGAAGATCTCCGAGACCGGGTGGCCGTCAAAGGGCGACCCTGACGAGGCGGGCGCCACGCCACAGTACGCCAGGATCTACATGGggaacctgctacggaggatCGAGATGAAGCAGGGGACACCGTTGCGGCCTGTTGTGCCAATAGACGTCTATGTGTTCGCGTTGTTCAATGAGAACCTGAAGCCCGGGCCGGCTTCCGAGCGGAACTATGGGCTGTTCAACCCTGACGGCACTCCGGTCTACGATGTCGGGCTTCGCGGGTACCTGCCGCCGATAGACAAATCGGATGGCACGCGAACG GTGGTTCACTTGTTTGCCATCATCGCCATTGCATCTATCACTGTCATGTTATCCTGA